A stretch of Ipomoea triloba cultivar NCNSP0323 chromosome 11, ASM357664v1 DNA encodes these proteins:
- the LOC115997254 gene encoding pachytene checkpoint protein 2 homolog produces MSAPMEVSMENAPDGGVSDHNGVLEEPPPLPKSPPRVQEEKILVSVEVCLKPSSTARLDDIRLAVERMLEKRSMSYVDGPIPVPLDDPLLAENVQRICVCDTDMWLENGHILLFWQVKPVVHVFQLSEEGPCEEMSGDGQLSTFNEWILPAKEFDGMWESLIYESGLKQRLLRYAASALLFTEKGVDPFLVSWNRIVLLHGPPGTGKTSLCKALAHKLSIQFNSRYPQCQLIEVNAHSLFSKWFSESGKLVAKLFSKIQEMVEEESNLVFVLIDEVESLAAARKAALSGSEPSDSIRVVNALLTQLDKLKSAPNVIILTTSNITAAIDIAFVDRADIKAYVGPPTLQARYEILRSCLQELLRAGILSNSHTLGAEQLIFPVFSSLRDHIGKAVTPGSQPQFQLCKLLLEAAESCEGLSGRSLRKLPFLAHAALANPHSCEPDKFLHALIETAKRQRAEASD; encoded by the exons TTGAGGTTTGCTTGAAGCCCTCTAGTACAGCTCGCCTAGATGATATCCGTTTAGCGGTTGAAAG AATGCTGGAAAAGAGGAGTATGAGCTATGTTGATGGTCCGATTCCAGTTCCACTTGATGATCCCCTCCTTGCGGAAAATGTGCAGCGGATATGTGTGTGTGACACAG ATATGTGGTTGGAGAATGGTCATATTCTTTTGTTCTGGCAAGTTAAACCTGTTGTGCATGTATTTCAG CTTAGTGAGGAAGGACCATGTGAAGAAATGAGTGGGGATGGCCAGCTTTCTACATTTAATGAATGGATTCTTCCTGCTAAAGAATTTGATGGAATGTGGGAAAG CTTAATTTACGAATCTGGTCTCAAGCAGAGGTTGTTGCGATACGCAGCAAGCGCTTTGCTTTTCACTGAGAAGGGTGTTGATCCTTTCCTTGTATCTTGGAACag AATTGTTCTTCTTCATGGGCCTCCAGGAACAGGCAAGACATCTTTGTGTAAAGCACTGGCACACAAACTTTCAATTCAATTTAACTCTAG ATATCCGCAATGCCAATTGATAGAAGTTAATGCACACTCCTTGTTTAGTAAATGGTTTTCTGAAAGCGGCAAGTTG GTTGCTAaactattttcaaaaattcaagaaatggtAGAGGAAGAAAGCAATTTGGTATTTGTATTGATTG ATGAAGTTGAAAGTCTTGCTGCTGCTAGAAAAGCTGCTTTGTCTGGGTCAGAACCTTCGGATTCTATACGG GTGGTGAATGCATTGTTGACCCAGCTTGACAAGTTGAAATCAGCACCAAATGTCATAATTCTGACAACATCCAATATCACTGCAGCTATTG atatAGCTTTTGTGGATCGAGCTGATATTAAAGCATATGTGGGGCCTCCAACTCTTCAAGCACGCTATGAAATACTAAGGTCTTGCTTGCAAGAACTCCTAAGGGCTGGAATACTGTCAAATTCACATACACTG GGTGCTGAGCAGCTAATATTTCCAGTTTTTTCTAGCTTGAGAGACCACATCGGCAAAGCTGTGACACCAGGATCTCAACCACAGTTTCAGCTGTGTAAACTATTGCTTGAAGCTGCAGAATCATGTGAG GGGTTGAGTGGAAGATCACTCAGAAAGCTCCCATTCTTGGCACATGCAGCACTTGCGAACCCTCACAGCTGTGAACCCGACAAATTTCTGCATGCACTGATAGAAACAGCTAAACGCCAGCGCGCAGAGGCATCTGATTGA
- the LOC115995761 gene encoding 30S ribosomal protein S20, chloroplastic isoform X1 — MAAACMPSSSCWNLTAKFQSLSLNTAHHRTTAFFRPLSFSANVSLNLFSHAGTVSLSPMQKRPLRRSIVCEAAPPKKADSAAKRARQAEKRRIFNKAKKSEVRTRMRKVLEALDGLRKKRDAQQDEVLEVEKLIAEAYSAIDKAVKAGTVHRNTGARRKSRLARRKKAVEIHHGWYVPAPAPDATPIPLVTV, encoded by the exons ATGGCCGCAGCTTGTATGCCTTCATCTTCTTGTTGGAATCTCACAGCCAAATTCCAGAGTCTCTCACTCAACACCGCCCACCACAGGACCACTGCTTTCTTCAGACCTCTCAGTTTCTCGGCCAACGTTTCGCTCAATCTCTTCTCCCACG CAGGGACTGTCTCGCTGAGCCCTATGCAGAAGAGGCCGCTTCGTCGGTCTATCGTGTGCGAAGCTGCCCCGCCGAAGAAGGCGGATTCAGCTGCGAAAAGAGCACGACAAGCTGAGAAGAGGCGTATTTTCAATAAGGCTAAGAAATCTGAGGTCAGAACTCGTATGAGGAAG GTTTTGGAAGCATTAGATGGACTGAGGAAGAAACGTGATGCACAGCAAGACGAAGTTCTTGAAGTTGAGAAACTAATTGCAGAAGCGTATTCAGCCATTGACAAAGCAGTGAAGGCAGGGACAGTTCACAGGAACACAGGAGCACGGAGGAAATCTCGCCTCGCAAGGAGAAAGAAAGCAGTCGAGATTCACCACGGTTGGTATGTTCCTGCCCCTGCTCCCGATGCCACACCTATCCCCCTGGTTACCGTCTAG
- the LOC115995761 gene encoding 30S ribosomal protein S20, chloroplastic isoform X2: MAAACMPSSSCWNLTAKFQSLSLNTAHHRTTAFFRPLSFSANVSLNLFSHGTVSLSPMQKRPLRRSIVCEAAPPKKADSAAKRARQAEKRRIFNKAKKSEVRTRMRKVLEALDGLRKKRDAQQDEVLEVEKLIAEAYSAIDKAVKAGTVHRNTGARRKSRLARRKKAVEIHHGWYVPAPAPDATPIPLVTV, encoded by the exons ATGGCCGCAGCTTGTATGCCTTCATCTTCTTGTTGGAATCTCACAGCCAAATTCCAGAGTCTCTCACTCAACACCGCCCACCACAGGACCACTGCTTTCTTCAGACCTCTCAGTTTCTCGGCCAACGTTTCGCTCAATCTCTTCTCCCACG GGACTGTCTCGCTGAGCCCTATGCAGAAGAGGCCGCTTCGTCGGTCTATCGTGTGCGAAGCTGCCCCGCCGAAGAAGGCGGATTCAGCTGCGAAAAGAGCACGACAAGCTGAGAAGAGGCGTATTTTCAATAAGGCTAAGAAATCTGAGGTCAGAACTCGTATGAGGAAG GTTTTGGAAGCATTAGATGGACTGAGGAAGAAACGTGATGCACAGCAAGACGAAGTTCTTGAAGTTGAGAAACTAATTGCAGAAGCGTATTCAGCCATTGACAAAGCAGTGAAGGCAGGGACAGTTCACAGGAACACAGGAGCACGGAGGAAATCTCGCCTCGCAAGGAGAAAGAAAGCAGTCGAGATTCACCACGGTTGGTATGTTCCTGCCCCTGCTCCCGATGCCACACCTATCCCCCTGGTTACCGTCTAG